One Ogataea parapolymorpha DL-1 chromosome VI, whole genome shotgun sequence DNA window includes the following coding sequences:
- a CDS encoding Myo-inositol transporter: MDADTQVHKPRQQDTRSGFFGDEGRSSASSWDAEKSAIDGLEPDVNVLSNYSEAQVRTMGRNYALKYGMDPELFSKAAAVARRPSFFNSMEFLSDDEKESLFEEAEHPWRLSGQLYWLIVMASMGAAVQGMDETVINGAQLQYPSYFGIAEDTDRNTWLIGLINSAPYLCCSTISCWMSDWLNEKLSRRGTIFWTCFVSAITCIWSGLTNNWWHLFISRFFLGFGIGPKSSTIPVYSSECAPPKIRGSLVMMWQVWTAFGIMFGYVMSLAFYRVPSHSIHKGLGWRLMLGSAALPAILVMLQVWFCPESPRWLMGKGRHREAFDAYSRIRKSPLQAARDTFYTHVLLLEESSYEVPFWTKVKEIFTVRRNRNGAVGAWVVMFMQQFCGINVIAYYSSSIFKESGFSERDALLASWGYGMINWVFALPAFFSIDRFGRRTLLLFSFPLMSIFLLLAGFAFWIPDEKARVGVIALGIYLFTIVYASSEGPVPFTYSAECAALYVRDVTMSFATATCWFFNFILSLTWPSLLKAFTPQGAFGWYAAWNMVGFLLVLWLLPETKGLALEELDDVFDVPSYKHAAYQTRHLANWVQRTILRRDIPKIEPLYRQQRVAVHNQEWVEMKHEGEHIE; this comes from the coding sequence ATGGACGCAGACACTCAAGTACACAAGCCGAGGCAACAAGATACCCGTTCAGGCTTTTTTGGCGACGAGGGCAGGTCTTCTGCCTCCTCCTGGGACGCAGAGAAGTCCGCCATCGATGGATTAGAGCCCGATGTCAACGTTTTGTCGAATTATTCCGAGGCACAAGTCCGGACTATGGGCAGAAATTACGCTCTCAAGTACGGCATGGACCCAGAGCTATTTTCCAAAGCGGCAGCTGTGGCGAGAAGACCCAGTTTCTTCAACTCGATGGAGTTTCTGTCGGACGATGAGAAAGAGAGTCTTTTCGAAGAGGCAGAGCACCCATGGCGACTGTCTGGGCAGCTGTACTGGCTGATTGTGATGGCATCTATGGGCGCAGCCGTCCAGGGCATGGACGAGACGGTGATCAACGGCGCACAGCTACAGTATCCGTCGTATTTTGGTATCGCTGAAGATACCGACAGAAATACTTGGCTGATAGGGCTAATCAACTCTGCGCCGTATCTCTGCTGCTCCACAATTTCGTGCTGGATGTCTGACTGGCTCAACGAGAAGCTTTCGAGAAGAGGCACCATTTTCTGGACCTGTTTTGTCTCTGCCATCACGTGCATCTGGTCTGGCTTGACGAACAACTGGTGGCACCTATTTATTTCCAGGTTCTTTTTAGGGTTCGGCATTGGCCCCAAATCGTCGACAATCCCGGTTTACTCGTCAGAATGTGCTCCGCCCAAGATCCGCGGCTCGCTCGTGATGATGTGGCAGGTGTGGACCGCCTTTGGTATTATGTTCGGCTATGTGATGTCGCTGGCATTTTACAGAGTTCCTTCGCACTCCATACACAAGGGCCTTGGCTGGCGGCTTATGCTTGGCTCGGCAGCACTGCCGGCAATATTGGTGATGCTCCAGGTCTGGTTCTGTCCGGAGTCGCCGAGATGGCTCATGGGCAAGGGCCGGCACCGCGAGGCCTTTGATGCGTACAGCCGCATCAGAAAGTCACCGCTCCAGGCTGCCAGAGACACATTCTACACACACGTGCTGCTGTTGGAGGAGAGCTCCTACGAGGTGCCCTTCTGGACTAAAGTCAAGGAGATATTCACCGTGAGAAGAAATAGAAACGGGGCCGTCGGCGCCTGGGTGGTGATGTTCATGCAGCAATTTTGCGGCATCAACGTCATTGCATActactcgtcgtcgatcttcAAAGAATCGGGATTTTCCGAAAGAGACGCGCTGCTGGCGTCGTGGGGGTATGGCATGATCAACTGGGTGTTTGCCCTGCCTGCTTTTTTCTCGATTGACAGATTTGGCCGCCGCACGTTGCTTCTCTTCTCTTTCCCGCTCATGTCTATCTTCCTACTTTTGGCAGGCTTTGCTTTTTGGATCCCCGACGAAAAGGCCAGGGTGGGGGTCATTGCGCTGGGCATTTACTTGTTTACAATCGTCTACGCTTCTTCCGAGGGACCTGTGCCATTCACGTACTCCGCAGAGTGTGCTGCGCTGTATGTGCGTGACGTTACGATGTCATTTGCTACTGCCACTTGCTGGTTCTTCAATTTTATCTTATCTTTGACTTGGCCGTCACTGCTGAAGGCATTCACCCCGCAGGGTGCGTTCGGGTGGTATGCGGCGTGGAACATGGTAGGGTTCTTGCTTGTTCTGTGGCTGCTACCTGAAACCAAAGGTCTTGCATTGGAGGAACTGGACGATGTGTTCGATGTGCCGTCGTACAAGCACGCAGCGTACCAGACGCGGCATCTGGCAAACTGGGTGCAGCGGACGATTTTGCGCCGGGATATACCGAAGATAGAGCCTCTGTACCGGCAGCAGCGTGTGGCGGTGCACAACCAGGAGTGGGTGGAGATGAAGCACGAGGGTGAGCACATAGAGTAG
- a CDS encoding Myo-inositol transporter produces the protein MSSEKILDSTDESLLQEFNVLSNYSEEQVMAMGRNYALKYDLDPELFSRAAAVARAPNRFNSMEFLSESEKEALYEESHHPWRLSGQLYWLIIMASLGAAVQGMDETVINGAQLYYPGEFGIDNGTERDTWLVGLVNCAPYLCCSTLSCWMTDWLNEKLSRRGTIFLTCTISALTCIWSGLVNNWWHLFIARFFLGFGIGPKSTTVPVYSSECAPAKIRGSLVMMWQMWTAFGIMFGYVMCLAFYRVPPHSIHKGLGWRLMLGSASLPAFLVMVQVWFCPESPRWLMGKERHKDAYNSYLRIRKHEILAARDSFYTHVLLLEEASYELPFFTKVKEMFTIRRNRNGAMGAWVVMFMQQFCGVNVIAYYSSSIFKESGFSDRDALIASWGFGMLNWVFAVPAFKNIDKFGRRTLLLFAFPLMAIFLLLAGFAFWIPEDREGARVGVICLGIYLFTIVYSSSEGPVPFTYSAECAALYVRDVTMSFATATCWFFNFILSLTWPSLLRAFKPQGAFGWYAAWNIVGFFLVLWLLPETKNLTLEELDEVFDVSAAEHAKYQTKNLWNGVQRKLLRRDIPKLEPLYHSHRVAIKNNEWVEMKHGEAEHVEAK, from the coding sequence ATGTCTTCTGAAAAGATTTTGGACTCAACAGACGAATCTCTGCTCCAGGAATTCAATGTCCTCAGCAATTACTCTGAGGAACAAGTGATGGCTATGGGGAGAAACTATGCCCTGAAATACGACCTCGACCCGGAGCTATTTAGCCGGGCTGCGGCCGTCGCTCGGGCCCCTAACAGATTCAACTCGATGGAGTTTCTCAGTGAAAGCGAGAAAGAGGCTCTCTACGAGGAAAGCCACCATCCCTGGAGGTTGTCGGGCCAATTGTACTGGCTGATCATCATGGCCTCGCTCGGTGCTGCCGTCCAAGGTATGGACGAGACCGTCATTAACGGTGCGCAGCTATACTACCCTGGCGAATTTGGCATCGACAACGGAACTGAGCGGGACACCTGGCTGGTGGGTTTGGTGAATTGCGCTCCTTATCTGTGCTGCTCCACCCTTTCGTGCTGGATGACCGACTGGCTGAACGAGAAGCTCTCCAGAAGAGGAACCATCTTCCTTACGTGCACGATCTCGGCTCTCACTTGCATCTGGTCGGGACTCGTCAACAACTGGTGGCATCTGTTCATTGCTCGGTTTTTCCTGGGTTTCGGAATCGGTCCGAAATCTACCACCGTGCCAGTTTACTCCTCTGAATGTGCTCCAGCCAAGATCCGTGGTTCGTTGGTCATGATGTGGCAGATGTGGACTGCTTTCGGAATCATGTTTGGTTACGTGATGTGTCTCGCATTCTACAGAGTTCCTCCGCACAGTATCCACAAGGGACTCGGATGGCGGTTGATGCTTGGTTCTGCTTCGCTCCCAGCGTTCCTAGTCATGGTCCAGGTGTGGTTCTGTCCAGAGTCACCTAGATGGCTTATGGGTAAAGAGAGACACAAGGACGCATACAACTCGTACCTGAGAATTAGAAAACACGAAATTCTTGCTGCCAGAGACAGTTTCTACACCCACGTCCTACTTCTAGAAGAGGCATCGTACGAGCTGCCATTCTTCACCAAGGTGAAAGAGATGTTTACAATtagaagaaacagaaacgGAGCCATGGGTGCGTGGGTTGTCATGTTCATGCAACAGTTCTGTGGTGTGAACGTCATTGCATACTACTCGTCTTCTATTTTCAAAGAATCCGGATTCAGCGACCGTGACGCCTTGATCGCCTCTTGGGGATTCGGCATGCTAAACTGGGTGTTTGCCGTTCCGGCCTTCAAAAACATCGACAAGTTCGGAAGAAGAACGCTGCTTTTGTTTGCATTCCCATTGATGGCTATATTTTTGCTGCTAGCCGGTTTCGCATTTTGGATTCCAGAGGACAGAGAAGGGGCCAGAGTCGGAGTCATCTGTCTCGGAATCTATCTGTTCACTATTGTTTACTCTTCGTCAGAGGGCCCTGTTCCATTCACTTACTCGGCAGAATGTGCTGCTCTTTACGTTCGTGACGTGACAATGTCCTTCGCCACGGCCACCTGCTGGTTCTTCAACTTCATTCTGTCGCTTACCTGGCCATCTCTGTTAAGAGCATTCAAGCCACAGGGAGCCTTTGGCTGGTATGCCGCCTGGAACATTGTTGGATTTTTCCTGGTGCTGTGGCTGCTTCCAGAGACCAAAAACCTTActctggaggagctggatgagGTGTTTGACGTGTCTGCAGCCGAGCACGCCAAATACCAGACCAAGAACCTGTGGAACGGTGTTCAGagaaagctgctgcgcCGCGACATTCCTAAGTTGGAGCCGCTGTACCATTCTCACCGtgtggccatcaagaacaacgaGTGGGTCGAGATGAAGCACGGGGAGGCCGAGCATGTCGAGGCAAAGTAA
- a CDS encoding Actin-associated protein, with translation MSLKGARKALYRGPHQLIGRKSADDQQIRNWEHDLQNAIAGLEFLIVQERKWCRCLGSILDNLLGSMDTFEKLHSPFDKKDKKVDSELVSDQNEEFSNVTVNEIRQAKRLFRIIYDQVTQRVEVSKDRFVDQCEEMKEYIRSSLKLITKRNHKKIDYDMYHNSVEKILKTSNFNDKEKAKLETTKSHMYDTRTVFLDLDAKVKLMIPQVLETLSEFLHKLTMKFYYQSRDIFRFLTRNMDKFVQLQGVVVHGQEIEYTNILNNWKERIEQAQHKLNSLDLLNDYKSYQEKTFLDKTGQQVNQLTGHVVGSAMGFTSSLYTKTLNPHQKLNLRTFNIENPVRPASRDGMFATATDPLSYIINETIVAEEDADEEESQSWLKPLSLEKRPDETPTASPSTLESVPVTPVTPSTAFSSPLIEQGSETAKYLSVSVEAIKTRLRDTATHPQIAAAPVTAREDHQLDQSTLLELAKAKSSFAAAFIKQRGIIRAL, from the coding sequence ATGTCGTTGAAAGGGGCCAGGAAGGCCCTGTACAGGGGTCCACACCAATTGATTGGTAGGAAAAGTGCGGACGACCAGCAGATCAGAAATTGGGAGCACGACCTACAGAATGCGATCGCAGGGCTCGAGTTCCTGATAGTCCAGGAGCGCAAGTGGTGTAGGTGTCTGGGCAGTATCCTGGACAACCTGCTAGGCAGCATGGACacatttgagaagctgcacTCGCCGTTTGACAAAAAGGACAAGAAGGTCGACTCGGAGCTGGTTTCGGACCAGAACGAGGAGTTCTCGAACGTGACAGTCAACGAGATCCGGCAGGCCAAACGGCTGTTCCGGATCATCTACGACCAGGTCACTCAGCGCGTGGAGGTCAGCAAAGACCGGTTTGTGGATCAATGTGAGGAGATGAAGGAGTATATCCGGTCTTCATTGAAGCTCATTACAAAACGCAACcacaaaaaaatcgactACGACATGTACCACAACTCTGTGgagaagatcttgaaaaCGAGCAATTTCaacgacaaggagaaggCGAAGCTAGAAACGACGAAAAGTCACATGTACGACACGCGCACGGTGTTTCTTGATCTGGACGCCAAAGTGAAGCTGATGATCCCGCAGGTGTTGGAGACATTGTCTGAGTTCTTACACAAGCTGACCATGAAGTTCTACTACCAGTCGCGGGACATATTCCGTTTTCTGACGCGCAACATGGACAAATTTGTGCAATTACAGGGCGTGGTTGTCCACGGCCAGGAAATAGAGTACACGAATATATTGAACAACTGGAAAGAGCGGATAGAGCAGGCACAACACAAACTGAACTCGCTGGACCTGCTCAACGACTACAAGTCGTATCAGGAGAAAACGTTTTTGGATAAAACAGGGCAGCAGGTGAACCAGTTGACAGGTCACGTGGTTGGCTCGGCCATGGGATTCACGAGCTCACTGTACACGAAAACTCTGAACCCTCACCAGAAATTGAACTTGCGCACGTTCAACATCGAGAACCCTGTGCGGCCGGCCTCGCGCGACGGCATGTTTGCCACCGCGACAGACCCGCTCTCGTACATCATCAATGAGACGATCGTCGCAGAGGAGGACgccgacgaggaggaatCACAGAGCTGGTTGAAACCGTTGTCGTTGGAAAAACGGCCAGACGAGACCCCAACGGCGTCTCCAAGCACACTGGAGAGCGTTCCAGTGACACCGGTGACGCCGTCAACCGCATTCTCATCGCCGTTGATCGAGCAAGGCTCCGAGACTGCCAAGTATCTGTCAGTATCTGTTGAGGCAATCAAGACTCGCTTGAGAGACACAGCGACGCATCCTCAAATCGCCGCGGCGCCGGTGACCGCACGCGAAGACCATCAATTGGACCAGAGTACGCTACTTGAACTTGCAAAAGCAAAATCTTCATTTGCTGCAGCTTTTATAAAACAGCGTGGTATCATTCGTGCCCTCTAG
- a CDS encoding Hydroxysteroid 17-beta dehydrogenase, translating to MTGPLTSLLYRLNRQLRELSELLIGATFDPYRDIVLVTGGCGGLGKELVLVFTRAHAPVVVFDVNLPEPEDRVPGVHYYVCDVSDRKDVLLKSAQVAEEVGTITILINNAGITTGKTVLDLSFEEIEKTIEVNLLSSFYTIKAFLPSMLKVKRGYIVTVASTLGYMSPARLSVYGATKSGLIALHESLTYELGPPSFNTTGVKTLLICPGQLKTRMFEGVRTPHTLLAPELEPKDVSKAIFSAIELGKRGEIKLPFYGNFLPIFRAVPWPIVEVARYFSGMDTSMRKFVGKTMAIKESSESALTNAISETGSVLSGLLGSGGFRGEDVDPTKELDIILE from the coding sequence ATGACAGGCCCTCTAACTTCTCTTTTATACAGACTCAACAGGCAGCTTAGAGAGCTCAGCGAATTGCTTATTGGGGCGACTTTCGATCCATATCGTGACATTGTGCTGGTCACTGGGGGCTGCGGTGGATTGGGAAAAGAGCTGGTACTGGTGTTCACCAGGGCCCATGCCCCCGTCGTGGTATTCGACGTGAACCTcccagagccagaagacAGGGTTCCTGGTGTTCACTATTACGTGTGCGATGTGAGCGATCGCAAAGATGTGCTGTTGAAAAGTGCACAGGTTGCTGAAGAAGTGGGAACAATTACTATCTTGATCAATAATGCGGGAATCACCACAGGCAAAACCGTACTTGACCTCAGttttgaggaaattgaaAAGACAATCGAGGTCAACTTGTTGTCCAGCTTTTATACCATCAAAGCGTTCCTTCCATCCATGCTCAAGGTGAAGAGAGGATACATTGTCACAGTGGCATCCACCTTGGGATACATGTCACCTGCGCGTCTTAGTGTTTATGGGGCCACCAAGTCTGGTCTCATTGCTCTGCATGAGTCACTTACCTACGAATTGGGCCCTCCTTCGTTTAACACAACCGGTGTCAAGACTTTGCTCATTTGTCCTGGCCAGTTGAAAACCAGAATGTTTGAAGGAGTCAGAACGCCGCACACCCTGCTAGCACCGGAACTAGAGCCCAAGGATGTGTCTAAAGCCATTTTCAGCGCCATCGAGTTGGGTAAAAGAGGTGAGATCAAACTTCCTTTTTATGGCAACTTCTTGCCCATTTTCCGTGCTGTGCCATGGCCCATTGTCGAGGTTGCAAGGTACTTCTCCGGAATGGACACCAGCATGAGGAAATTTGTGGGCAAAACAATGGCAATCAAGGAATCTTCTGAGTCCGCGCTGACCAACGCAATTTCCGAAACGGGCTCTGTTCTCTCGGGTCTCTTAGGTTCCGGCGGATTCAGAGGTGAGGACGTGGATCCTACGAAAGAGTTGGACATCATTCTAGAGTGA
- a CDS encoding Myo-inositol transporter — translation MSSEKLSDSPHENGLFASTSEDGTGLAEPVDQNVLSQYSEEEVMNLGRAYARQNDLDEELFAHAAAIARSPSKFNSMDFLTEEEKKALYDEIHHPWKLPKTLYWLVSTASMAACVQGMDETVINGANLYYPERLGIGSGSEHDTWLVGLVNCAPYLCCATMSVWCTDYLNNRFSRRGVIFLCSIWGTLCCIWSALTNTWWHLFIARFFLGFAIGPNSTTVPVYSSECAPAKIRGSLVMNWQIWTAFGIMLGDVFGLAFYKVPDRGIAEGLQWRLMLGSACLPSIIILAQIPFCPESPRWLLGKGRDRDAFESLVKMRHTPLQAARDAFYSHLLLLEEGDMKASFFTKLKEMVTVRRNRNGAVGAWVCMFMQQFCGINVIAYYSSTIFRDSGFSVRDSLIASWGFGMLNWVFALPAFFSIDKFGRRTLLLFAFPMMAIFLLLAGFAFWIPEEHKEAKVGVIALGIYLFTIVYSSSEGPVPFTYSAECASLRVRDVTMSFATATCWFFNFILSLTWPSMLKAFKAQGAFGWYAGWNIAGFFMVLWLLPETKGLTLEELDEVFDVPAVEHAAYQTRNLINGFRKRVLRQNVEPLPPLYTKRRMAVTSDWEARKNEIKHIE, via the coding sequence ATGTCTTCTGAAAAGCTCTCTGACTCTCCTCATGAGAACGGCCTCTTTGCCTCCACTAGCGAGGACGGTACCGGTCTGGCTGAGCCAGTTGATCAAAACGTTCTTTCGCAATATAGCGAGGAAGAGGTGATGAATTTGGGACGCGCGTACGCGAGACAAAACGACCTCGACGAGGAACTTTTTGCTCACGCTGCTGCCATCGCCAGAAGCCCTTCGAAGTTCAACTCCATGGACTTCCTCActgaagaggaaaaaaaggCTCTGTACGACGAGATCCATCACCCGTGGAAATTGCCGAAAACCCTCTACTGGCTTGTCTCCACGGCCTCCATGGCTGCATGTGTGCAGGGAATGGACGAAACCGTCATCAACGGTGCCAACCTTTACTATCCTGAGAGACTCGGCATTGGAAGCGGCTCCGAGCACGACACTTGGCTCGTGGGTCTTGTCAACTGCGCTCCATACCTCTGCTGTGCCACGATGTCTGTGTGGTGCACAGACTACCTTAACAACAGATTTTCCAGACGTGGTGTCATCTTCTTGTGCAGTATTTGGGGTACTCTTTGCTGTATCTGGTCTGCTCTGACCAACACCTGGTGGCACCTGTTTATTGCGAGATTTTTCCTCGGCTTTGCTATTGGTCCTAACTCGACCACTGTTCCCGTGTACTCCTCGGAGTGTGCTCCAGCCAAAATTAGAGGCTCTCTCGTGATGAACTGGCAAATCTGGACTGCCTTTGGAATCATGCTGGGAGACGTGTTTGGACTTGCCTTCTACAAGGTGCCAGACCGCGGGATTGCCGAAGGTCTGCAATGGCGTCTGATGCTGGGTTCTGCTTGTCTTCCTTCGATCATTATTCTTGCACAAATCCCATTCTGTCCAGAATCTCCAAGATGGCTCTTGGGTAAAGGAAGAGACCGTGACGCCTTCGAGTCGCTCGTCAAGATGAGACACACTCCTCTGCAGGCGGCTAGAGACGCATTCTATAGTCATCTTTTGCTTCTTGAGGAAGGAGACATGAAGGCTTCGTTCTTCACAAAGCTCAAGGAAATGGTCACTGtcagaagaaacagaaatgGTGCTGTCGGTGCCTGGGTCTGTATGTTCATGCAACAGTTCTGCGGTATCAATGTTATTGCATACTATTCGTCTACCATTTTCCGTGACTCTGGATTCTCTGTCAGAGACTCTCTTATTGCTTCCTGGGGATTTGGTATGCTCAACTGGGTGTTTGCACTGCCGGCCTTCTTTTCCATCGACAAGTTTGGCCGTAGAACATTATTGCTGTTTGCTTTCCCAATGATGGCTATCTTTTTGCTGCTTGCAGGATTCGCGTTCTGGATTCCCGAGGAACACAAAGAAGCCAAAGTGGGTGTTATCGCCTTGGGTATCTATCTGTTCACGATCGTTTACTCTTCGTCCGAAGGTCCCGTCCCATTCACGTATTCTGCTGAGTGCGCTTCCCTGAGAGTCAGAGATGTGACAATGTCCTTTGCTACTGCCACTTGCTggtttttcaatttcattCTGTCTTTGACATGGCCATCGATGCTGAAGGCATTTAAAGCGCAGGGAGCTTTCGGTTGGTACGCCGGCTGGAACATTGCTGGGTTCTTTATGGTTCTGTGGCTGCTGCCGGAAACTAAGGGTCTCACGCTGGAAGAGTTGGacgaggtgtttgacgtTCCAGCAGTTGAACATGCAGCCTATCAAACCAGAAACCTCATCAACGGTTTCCGCAAGAGAGTGCTGCGCCAGAACGTGGAACCTCTGCCACCTCTTTACACAAAACGGCGTATGGCAGTGACCTCAGATTGGGAGGCACGCAAGAACGAAATCAAGCACATCGAGTAA
- a CDS encoding Flap endonuclease 1 has product MGIKGLNALVAENAPRAIRSSEMKSLFGRKIAIDASMCLYQFLIAVRQQDGNQLTNEAGGTTSHLMGFFYRTIRMVGNGIKPCYVFDGKPPVLKGGELEKRLKRREEAEQKALELKETGTVEELQRFEKRQVKVTREQNEQAQHLLRLMGIPYVIAPCEAEAQCAELARKGKVYAAASEDMDTLCYQPPFFLRNVTAAESKKLKVDEFTTSAVLEGFGMDINTFVDLCILLGCDYCETIKGIGPVTAFKLIKEHGSIEKIIEFIENDPKCKYKVPENWPYNEARELFLNPEVLNGDDIDLKWTDPDLDGLIEFMVKENGFNEQRIRDGVEKLKKGLKGGVQGRLDGFFKVSVKAETKKRTETQDTKKNKRAKKK; this is encoded by the coding sequence ATGGGAATCAAAGGGCTCAACGCTCTTGTGGCGGAGAACGCGCCACGCGCCATCAGATCAAGCGAGATGAAGTCTCTGTTTGGACGCAAGATCGCAATTGACGCGTCAATGTGTCTGTATCAGTTCCTCATTGCTGTCAGACAGCAAGACGGTAACCAGTTGACAAACGAAGCAGGAGGCACCACGTCGCATCTCATGGGGTTTTTCTATAGAACCATTCGAATGGTGGGCAACGGCATCAAGCCGTGCTATGTGTTTGATGGAAAGCCTCCTGTCCTCAAAGGaggagagctggaaaaaaggCTCAAGAGAAGAGAAGAGGCCGAACAAAAAGCTCTGGAGCTGAAAGAAACGGGCACGGTGGAGGAATTGCAAAGATTTGAGAAAAGACAGGTCAAAGTGACCCGCGAGCAAAACGAACAGGCACAGCATCTGCTCAGGCTCATGGGAATACCGTACGTGATCGCGCCGTGCGAGGCCGAAGCACAGTGTGCGGAACTGGCCCGTAAGGGAAAAGTGTATGCTGCTGCCTCCGAGGACATGGATACGTTGTGTTACCAGCCgccatttttcttgagaaACGTCACTGCAGCAGAATCGAAGAAACTCAAGGTCGATGAGTTTACCACTAGCGCTGTCCTGGAAGGTTTCGGGATGGACATCAATACTTTTGTTGATCTTTGTATTCTTCTTGGATGCGATTATTGTGAGACCATAAAAGGCATTGGCCCAGTGACAGCCTTCAAATTGATCAAGGAGCATGGGTCCATTGAAAAGATCATAGAGTTTATCGAGAATGATCCCAAATGCAAATACAAGGTTCCCGAAAACTGGCCTTATAATGAAGCCAGAGAACTGTTTTTAAATCCAGAGGTACTGAACGGAGACGACATTGACTTGAAGTGGACGGACCCTGATTTAGATGGCTTGATCGAGTTCATGGTGAAGGAAAATGGGTTCAACGAACAACGAATCAGAGACGGTgtggaaaagctcaagaagggGCTCAAGGGAGGTGTGCAAGGCAGACTGGATGGATTTTTCAAGGTCAGTGTGAAGGCGGAAACAAAGAAGCGTACGGAGACACAAGACACCAAGAAGAATAAGCGTGCGAAGAAGAAATGA